In Asanoa sp. WMMD1127, one genomic interval encodes:
- a CDS encoding LysR family transcriptional regulator — MIELRDIEIFLTLAEELHFARTAERLRISPARVSQSIAKQERRIGGVLFERTTRAVRLSPLGEQLHREVSGGYRQIIEGFDTVSAAATGISGTLTLGAMGPQPTMISHVVEQFQSRHPAARLRYQEIQPTAPLHALRSGEIDIALVWLPVHEPEISVGPVTHSSPLMLMVNASHPLAGRDTVCLEDLGDCVVLTGTDVPASMEQTFNPFHTPSGRPIRRGPKVSGWHEELSVIAAGQAVTVVASEAARFYPWPNITYVPVRDAEPCRWALVWRTTAETPLIRAMVVAAEHATGAQAPDGQRR; from the coding sequence GTGATCGAGCTTCGGGACATCGAGATCTTCTTGACGCTCGCCGAGGAGTTGCACTTCGCGCGGACCGCTGAGCGGCTCCGTATCTCACCTGCCCGGGTCAGTCAGTCGATCGCCAAGCAGGAACGCCGCATCGGCGGTGTTCTGTTCGAACGCACCACCCGAGCGGTGCGGCTGAGCCCGCTCGGCGAACAGCTGCACCGCGAGGTCAGCGGCGGCTATCGGCAGATCATCGAGGGATTCGACACGGTGTCCGCCGCCGCAACCGGCATCTCGGGCACGCTCACGCTCGGCGCCATGGGCCCCCAACCCACGATGATCAGCCACGTCGTCGAGCAGTTCCAGAGTCGTCACCCGGCCGCTCGCCTGCGCTATCAGGAAATCCAGCCGACCGCGCCCCTGCATGCCCTGCGCTCCGGCGAGATCGACATCGCACTGGTCTGGTTGCCGGTCCACGAGCCGGAAATCAGCGTCGGCCCGGTCACCCACAGCTCGCCGCTGATGCTGATGGTCAACGCGAGCCACCCGCTCGCCGGGCGCGACACAGTCTGCCTCGAGGACCTCGGTGACTGCGTCGTGCTTACCGGCACCGACGTGCCCGCCTCGATGGAGCAGACGTTCAACCCGTTCCACACGCCGTCCGGGCGCCCCATCCGGCGAGGCCCGAAAGTCTCCGGTTGGCATGAAGAACTCAGTGTCATCGCCGCGGGTCAAGCCGTCACCGTCGTCGCCAGCGAAGCCGCCCGCTTCTATCCCTGGCCGAACATCACCTATGTTCCCGTCCGCGATGCCGAACCATGTCGGTGGGCACTCGTGTGGCGCACCACCGCCGAAACCCCACTGATCCGCGCCATGGTGGTGGCCGCCGAGCACGCCACAGGCGCCCAGGCACCGGATGGGCAACGCCGGTAA
- a CDS encoding glycosyltransferase, whose amino-acid sequence MKAFVLAFGTRGDVQPFVALGRALVDAGHEVLVAGPACYAPLAAALTVPYAPLDDRWNRLTDEPHIQEALATNYRGLKAKRTAVEVVRRTRQYIAAALDDITAAVPAQTDVVVHHTLLPGQHLAEALGVPSVPVALQPNWVPTGAFPCPMWTPAWLPRSFNRLSYRPAALVPQMLLGAVGKHWRARLGLRSRRGSGDPFRRPDGGPASVLQAFSRHVLPEPADWPGYAPVTGYWTLADEDRGPSAALAGFVDSGPPPVYVGFGSMRGLNPESIGEMVQQMVDATGLRAVVAAGSGGIAMNGANTDSVHVVDEAPHDWLFPRTAAVIHHGGAGTTAAALLAGRPQVICPFTGDQPFWSQRMHAIGVATEPVPQRRITAERLVDAVEATRSDTTMPRRAAEVGELVRSEGGTQRAVELLLEICAARSSRSAVE is encoded by the coding sequence ATGAAGGCATTCGTGCTCGCGTTCGGGACGCGTGGCGACGTACAGCCGTTCGTCGCCCTTGGCCGCGCGCTGGTTGACGCCGGCCACGAGGTGCTGGTGGCCGGGCCGGCGTGTTACGCGCCGCTCGCCGCTGCCCTGACCGTGCCCTACGCGCCCCTCGACGACCGGTGGAACCGGCTCACCGACGAGCCACACATCCAAGAGGCACTCGCGACGAACTACCGCGGGCTAAAGGCGAAACGGACAGCCGTCGAGGTCGTACGCCGGACCCGGCAGTACATCGCCGCCGCGCTCGACGACATCACGGCAGCCGTACCCGCCCAAACCGATGTCGTCGTGCACCACACGCTGCTCCCCGGCCAGCACCTCGCCGAGGCCCTCGGCGTCCCCTCGGTCCCAGTGGCGCTGCAGCCGAACTGGGTGCCGACCGGTGCCTTTCCGTGTCCGATGTGGACACCGGCGTGGCTGCCCAGATCTTTCAACCGTTTGAGCTACCGGCCGGCCGCCCTCGTACCCCAGATGCTCCTGGGAGCGGTAGGTAAGCACTGGCGTGCACGACTCGGGCTGAGGTCCCGGCGCGGGTCCGGCGACCCGTTCCGCCGTCCCGACGGAGGCCCCGCCTCCGTACTGCAGGCGTTCAGTCGCCACGTCCTGCCGGAGCCGGCTGACTGGCCCGGATACGCGCCCGTCACGGGATATTGGACGCTCGCCGACGAGGACCGGGGCCCGTCGGCCGCCCTGGCCGGGTTCGTCGACAGCGGACCACCGCCGGTCTACGTCGGCTTCGGCAGCATGCGAGGCCTGAACCCCGAGTCGATCGGCGAGATGGTCCAGCAGATGGTCGACGCGACCGGGCTGCGAGCCGTCGTCGCAGCCGGCTCCGGCGGGATCGCGATGAACGGCGCGAACACCGACTCGGTCCACGTCGTCGACGAAGCTCCGCACGACTGGCTTTTCCCCCGCACCGCCGCGGTCATCCACCACGGCGGGGCAGGAACGACAGCTGCCGCGCTGCTCGCCGGACGCCCACAGGTGATCTGCCCCTTCACGGGCGACCAGCCGTTCTGGTCGCAGCGGATGCACGCCATCGGGGTTGCCACCGAACCCGTCCCACAGCGCCGGATCACCGCCGAACGCCTCGTCGACGCGGTCGAAGCGACGAGATCCGACACCACCATGCCGCGCCGGGCCGCCGAAGTTGGCGAGCTCGTGCGCTCCGAAGGCGGAACACAGCGGGCAGTCGAACTCCTGCTCGAGATCTGCGCCGCCAGGTCCTCGCGGAGCGCTGTCGAGTAG
- a CDS encoding TetR/AcrR family transcriptional regulator: MLDATLAQLVQHGYDSLSIDVVADLAHVHRTTVYRRWRDVGGLLADVLGEATVDTWRPPDTGSLVGDLAAVNQEVYAALTGDPVTVALIGAASRSAQAAEALQGFWADRYDRCADIVRRAVERGEIPAGVDARRLLIAATAPLYHELVLLRAPTDPGLPELVARDTAIAARAGAFMDR, from the coding sequence GTGCTCGACGCGACGCTCGCGCAGTTGGTGCAGCACGGCTACGACTCTTTGAGCATCGACGTGGTGGCCGATCTCGCGCACGTGCATCGCACGACGGTGTATCGACGCTGGCGCGATGTCGGTGGCCTGTTGGCCGACGTCCTCGGCGAGGCGACCGTCGACACCTGGCGTCCACCCGACACAGGCTCCCTCGTCGGCGATCTGGCCGCGGTCAACCAGGAGGTATATGCCGCACTGACCGGCGACCCGGTGACCGTCGCGCTGATCGGCGCCGCGTCCCGATCGGCCCAGGCCGCCGAGGCTCTGCAAGGCTTCTGGGCCGACCGATACGACCGTTGCGCCGACATTGTGCGGCGAGCCGTCGAACGCGGGGAGATACCGGCAGGCGTCGACGCGCGCCGGCTCCTCATCGCCGCAACCGCCCCGCTGTACCACGAGCTGGTACTCCTGCGGGCGCCGACAGACCCGGGCCTTCCCGAACTCGTGGCCCGCGACACAGCCATTGCGGCACGCGCAGGTGCCTTCATGGACCGATAG
- a CDS encoding YqgE/AlgH family protein, with protein MHGEGQAIGGRSMESMTGRLLVATPALKDPNFDRTVVLLVAHEPGGALGVVLNRATEVPVSDVLGAWGTLARDPAVLFEGGPVQPESAICLARMRAQRPRMRGFHPVSGSIGTLDLSIDPDALREKLTCIRVFAGYSGWSPGQLEEEIQSGSWFVFDALPGDAFVDRPDDLWPMVLRRQGGILSAVAHFPADVALN; from the coding sequence GTGCACGGCGAGGGTCAGGCGATCGGGGGCCGGTCGATGGAGTCGATGACCGGTCGACTCCTGGTTGCCACGCCGGCGCTCAAAGATCCCAACTTCGACCGTACGGTCGTCCTGCTCGTCGCCCACGAGCCCGGCGGCGCCCTCGGCGTGGTGCTCAACCGGGCCACCGAGGTGCCGGTTTCGGACGTGCTGGGCGCCTGGGGCACCCTGGCCCGCGACCCCGCGGTGCTCTTCGAAGGCGGCCCGGTGCAGCCCGAGTCGGCGATCTGCCTCGCCCGCATGCGGGCCCAGCGCCCGCGGATGCGCGGCTTCCACCCCGTGTCGGGCTCGATCGGCACGCTCGACCTCTCGATCGACCCCGACGCGCTGCGCGAGAAGCTGACCTGCATACGGGTGTTCGCGGGCTACAGCGGTTGGTCGCCGGGCCAGCTCGAGGAAGAGATCCAGAGCGGGTCGTGGTTCGTCTTCGACGCCCTACCGGGTGACGCCTTCGTCGACCGCCCCGACGACCTGTGGCCGATGGTCCTCCGCAGGCAGGGCGGCATCCTGTCGGCGGTCGCCCACTTCCCGGCGGATGTCGCCCTGAACTGA
- a CDS encoding S-methyl-5'-thioadenosine phosphorylase produces the protein MTARAELAVIGGSGLYALLDDATEHVVDTPYGPPSDPITVATVGDRTVAFLPRHGRNHRFPPHKIPYRANLWALRALGVRQILAPCAVGGLRAELGPGSFVIPDQLIDRTSGRIQTFYDDGAVHVNFADPYCPVGRRTLESAATSNEIATTTSGAMVVIEGPRFSTRAESRWFTRIGGAVVNMTGYPEAVLARELALCYSTIALVTDLDAGVEGDQGVTQEEVFRVFGENTARLRGLLMDALATIPLDRDCPCSHALDGLKLPIDLP, from the coding sequence GTGACAGCACGCGCGGAGCTTGCGGTGATCGGCGGTTCGGGTCTGTACGCCCTGCTCGACGACGCGACGGAACACGTGGTCGACACGCCCTACGGCCCGCCGTCCGACCCGATCACGGTCGCCACTGTCGGGGACCGGACCGTCGCGTTCCTGCCCAGGCACGGTCGTAACCACCGTTTCCCGCCGCACAAGATCCCTTATCGCGCCAACCTGTGGGCGTTGAGAGCCCTGGGCGTACGCCAGATCCTGGCCCCCTGCGCCGTCGGTGGCCTGCGCGCCGAGCTCGGCCCGGGCAGTTTCGTGATCCCCGACCAGTTGATTGACCGCACCTCGGGCCGCATCCAGACCTTCTACGACGACGGCGCCGTACACGTGAACTTCGCCGACCCCTACTGCCCCGTCGGCCGCCGCACGCTGGAGTCCGCCGCCACCAGCAACGAGATCGCCACCACGACCAGCGGTGCGATGGTCGTCATCGAGGGACCGCGCTTCTCGACCCGCGCCGAGTCGCGCTGGTTCACCCGGATCGGTGGCGCGGTGGTCAACATGACCGGCTACCCGGAGGCGGTGCTGGCCCGCGAGTTGGCCCTCTGCTACTCGACGATCGCCCTGGTCACCGACCTGGACGCGGGCGTCGAGGGCGACCAGGGCGTCACCCAGGAGGAGGTCTTCCGCGTCTTCGGCGAGAACACCGCGCGCCTGCGCGGCCTGCTGATGGACGCGCTGGCCACCATCCCACTGGACCGCGACTGCCCGTGCTCGCACGCCCTCGACGGTCTGAAGCTCCCGATCGACCTGCCCTAG
- a CDS encoding DUF2071 domain-containing protein — MQESPVVERPVMFQTWRDLTFLHWRYPAADVQALLPRGLTVETHDGDAWVGLVPFVMAGIRAPWVPALPWLSRFPETNVRTYVRGPDGRSGIWFFSLDADRLAPVVVAHLTYSLPYVWSAMSVRVDGPVHHYRCRRHREPGRRCDATVRVGAPIPEPDALATFLTARHRLYSVRDGGMVAADAEHGPWPLREAELLDLDQNLIEAAGLPAPVGDPLPHASAGVLVRVSGWRRVRTGS; from the coding sequence GTGCAGGAGTCGCCGGTGGTCGAGCGTCCGGTCATGTTCCAGACGTGGCGGGACCTGACGTTCCTGCACTGGCGCTACCCGGCCGCCGACGTCCAGGCGCTGTTGCCGCGCGGGCTCACCGTCGAGACCCACGACGGTGACGCCTGGGTCGGGCTCGTGCCGTTCGTGATGGCCGGCATCCGGGCGCCCTGGGTGCCGGCGCTGCCGTGGCTGTCGCGGTTCCCGGAGACCAACGTGCGCACCTATGTGCGCGGCCCCGACGGTCGCTCCGGCATCTGGTTCTTCTCGCTCGACGCCGACCGGCTGGCCCCCGTGGTCGTCGCCCACCTCACCTATTCGCTGCCCTACGTGTGGTCGGCCATGTCCGTGCGGGTCGACGGGCCGGTGCACCATTACCGCTGCCGCCGGCACCGCGAGCCCGGCCGGCGCTGCGACGCCACCGTGCGGGTCGGCGCCCCGATCCCGGAGCCGGACGCGCTCGCCACGTTCCTGACCGCCCGGCACCGGCTCTACAGCGTGCGGGACGGCGGGATGGTGGCCGCCGACGCGGAGCACGGGCCGTGGCCGCTGCGGGAGGCGGAGCTCCTCGACCTCGACCAGAACCTGATCGAGGCGGCGGGCCTGCCGGCGCCCGTCGGCGACCCGCTTCCGCACGCCTCGGCCGGCGTGCTGGTGCGGGTCAGCGGCTGGCGCCGGGTCAGGACCGGTTCGTGA
- a CDS encoding MBL fold metallo-hydrolase produces MVEVTGTVQRTAWQRRELPPVEQVRPGLWSIPVPMTGSPLRYVLVYALALPDGVALVDAGWPADDAWAALVDGLASCGYALTDVRAVLVTHWHADHHGLAGAVREASGAWIGMHALDAAAVKGRSDPGEFVATISAWVRERGGTDTDVAETVGSVDDARARRALVDPDRLIDDGDRPLGAAAGVRAVWTPGHTAGHLCFHDEQRRLLLAGDHVLPRISPNITLHPGQTADPLGDFLGSLTRTGDLPVDEVLPAHEYRFAGLPDRIAALRAHHADRLAELTRVVAAAPDATTWEIAERLTWSRPWAQVQGMMRRAAVGETYAHLAHLARSGALRRAGGEVDHWSIA; encoded by the coding sequence ATGGTCGAGGTCACCGGCACCGTGCAGCGCACCGCCTGGCAACGGCGCGAGCTGCCGCCGGTGGAACAGGTCCGGCCCGGCCTGTGGTCGATCCCGGTGCCCATGACGGGCAGTCCGTTGCGCTACGTCCTGGTCTATGCGCTGGCGCTGCCAGACGGCGTGGCCCTCGTCGACGCCGGGTGGCCCGCCGACGACGCGTGGGCGGCGTTGGTCGACGGGCTGGCGAGCTGTGGCTACGCGCTCACCGACGTGCGGGCGGTGCTGGTCACCCACTGGCACGCCGACCACCACGGTTTGGCGGGCGCGGTCCGCGAGGCGTCCGGCGCGTGGATCGGCATGCACGCCCTCGACGCCGCGGCCGTGAAGGGGCGCAGCGACCCGGGCGAGTTCGTGGCGACCATCAGCGCCTGGGTACGCGAGCGCGGCGGCACCGACACCGACGTGGCCGAGACGGTCGGCTCGGTCGACGACGCGCGAGCCCGCCGCGCCCTGGTCGACCCGGACCGGCTGATCGACGACGGCGACCGGCCGCTCGGCGCGGCGGCCGGCGTGCGCGCGGTGTGGACGCCCGGGCACACGGCGGGCCATCTCTGCTTCCACGACGAGCAGCGGCGGCTGCTGCTCGCCGGCGACCACGTGCTGCCGCGGATCAGCCCCAACATCACCCTCCACCCCGGACAGACGGCGGACCCCCTCGGCGACTTCCTCGGATCGCTCACCCGGACGGGTGACCTGCCGGTCGACGAGGTGCTGCCGGCCCACGAGTACCGGTTCGCGGGCCTGCCGGACCGGATCGCCGCGCTGCGGGCCCACCACGCCGACCGCCTGGCCGAGCTGACCCGGGTGGTCGCCGCAGCCCCCGATGCCACCACGTGGGAGATCGCCGAGCGGCTCACCTGGTCGCGGCCGTGGGCGCAGGTGCAGGGCATGATGCGGCGGGCGGCGGTGGGCGAGACGTACGCCCATCTCGCGCACCTGGCGCGGTCCGGCGCGCTGCGCCGGGCGGGCGGCGAGGTCGACCATTGGTCGATAGCCTGA
- the speB gene encoding agmatinase: MTRYGAMYGPDITFLGVPPCDLGTPAGWADADVVILGAPFDGGTSHRPGTRFGPSAMRQACYLPHDGSRPALALRTDGLNDLRVYDAGDVECFSGDIERSVRVIEEAVATIAAAGAIPVVLGGDHTIALPDVTGVARTHGFGRVSVVHFDAHADTGYSEFGSLLGHGQPMRRLIESGAARGDRFLQIGLRGYWPGPETLDWMAEQGMRAYEMSEIVARGLDTCLTEAFAIAVDECDGVFLSVDVDVVDPGMAPGTGTPEPGGFTSRQLLDAVRRVCLELPVVGVDVVEVSPPYDQAEVTAFLANRVVLEALSAIAYRRTGQVWDPARPLLDGRRPE, from the coding sequence ATGACCCGGTACGGCGCGATGTACGGACCCGACATCACCTTCCTCGGCGTGCCACCGTGCGACCTCGGGACGCCGGCCGGGTGGGCGGACGCCGACGTCGTCATCCTCGGCGCGCCGTTCGACGGGGGCACCTCGCACCGTCCGGGCACCCGCTTCGGCCCGTCGGCCATGCGCCAGGCCTGCTACCTCCCGCACGACGGATCGCGGCCGGCGCTCGCCTTGCGCACCGACGGGCTCAACGACCTCCGGGTGTACGACGCGGGCGACGTCGAGTGCTTCTCCGGCGACATCGAGCGCAGCGTACGGGTGATCGAGGAGGCCGTGGCGACGATCGCCGCGGCCGGCGCGATCCCGGTCGTCCTCGGCGGCGACCACACGATCGCGCTGCCCGACGTCACCGGCGTCGCCCGGACACACGGGTTCGGCCGGGTCTCCGTGGTGCACTTCGACGCGCACGCCGACACCGGCTACAGCGAGTTCGGCTCGCTGCTCGGGCACGGCCAGCCGATGCGCCGGCTGATCGAGTCGGGCGCGGCCCGCGGCGACCGGTTCCTGCAGATCGGCCTGCGCGGCTACTGGCCCGGCCCCGAGACGCTGGACTGGATGGCCGAGCAGGGCATGCGGGCGTACGAGATGAGCGAGATCGTCGCCCGTGGCCTCGACACCTGCCTGACCGAGGCGTTCGCGATCGCGGTCGACGAGTGCGACGGCGTGTTCCTCTCGGTCGACGTCGACGTGGTCGACCCGGGCATGGCGCCCGGCACCGGCACACCCGAGCCCGGCGGGTTCACCTCGCGCCAACTGCTCGACGCCGTCCGCCGGGTCTGCCTGGAACTGCCGGTGGTCGGCGTCGACGTGGTCGAGGTGTCACCGCCCTACGACCAGGCGGAGGTCACCGCGTTCCTGGCGAACCGCGTCGTGCTGGAGGCGCTGTCGGCCATCGCGTACCGCCGGACGGGTCAGGTCTGGGATCCGGCGCGCCCGCTGCTGGACGGCCGGCGACCGGAATGA
- a CDS encoding CatB-related O-acetyltransferase, whose protein sequence is MAGHPRVVFLKTLVTSPKITIGDYTYYDDPEDATGFERNNVLYAYGPEQLIIGKFCAIAAGTRFLMAGGDHPIMGPSTFPFTIFGGEWAERTLDVVSTMPSRGDTVAGNDVWFGHRATVMPGLRIGDGAIIAAGAVVVADVPAYTIVGGNPARPIRQRFSDQDIDRLHRAAWWDWPADLITQHCRTLMAGTPAEIEHIAIENGLERAL, encoded by the coding sequence ATGGCGGGGCACCCACGCGTGGTGTTCCTCAAGACGCTGGTCACCTCGCCAAAGATCACCATCGGGGATTACACGTACTACGACGACCCGGAGGATGCGACCGGCTTCGAACGGAACAACGTGCTCTACGCCTACGGGCCGGAACAGTTGATCATCGGCAAGTTCTGCGCGATAGCGGCCGGAACCCGGTTCCTGATGGCCGGCGGCGACCACCCGATCATGGGCCCGTCCACGTTCCCGTTCACCATCTTCGGCGGCGAATGGGCCGAGCGGACCCTCGATGTCGTGAGCACCATGCCCAGCCGGGGCGACACCGTCGCCGGCAACGACGTGTGGTTCGGCCACCGGGCCACTGTCATGCCGGGGTTACGCATCGGTGATGGGGCGATCATCGCGGCGGGCGCAGTGGTCGTCGCCGACGTCCCGGCCTACACGATTGTGGGCGGGAATCCGGCACGACCGATCCGGCAGCGCTTCAGCGACCAGGACATAGATCGGCTGCACCGGGCCGCATGGTGGGACTGGCCTGCTGACCTGATCACCCAGCACTGCCGCACCCTCATGGCCGGCACACCGGCCGAGATCGAACACATCGCCATCGAGAACGGACTGGAACGAGCCCTGTGA
- a CDS encoding virginiamycin B lyase, whose product MTDASCGLYAVTAGPDGALWFTLAHSGQLGRLVPGEKPTTYQLDPSGQPTIIVAGPDGALWFTESRGHRIGRITTAGEITRFPVLSRDGGPYGIAPGPDGALWFTEMNAGRIGRITTGGEITELPLPVSGAYPVAITAGADGGMWFTMNQANAIGRIGMDGAVTTYPLPVEAAAPVGITAGPDGAVWFVEIAAGQIGRITSGGAIDEYPLPDRAGRPHAITAGASGDLWFTEWGGNRVGSITTDGKIELHDLPTPHSEPHGITLGPDGALWVAQEIGTLARIANPGR is encoded by the coding sequence GTGACCGACGCCAGCTGCGGTCTGTACGCCGTCACCGCGGGCCCGGACGGCGCCTTGTGGTTCACGCTCGCCCACAGCGGCCAACTCGGTCGACTGGTACCCGGCGAAAAACCCACCACGTATCAACTCGACCCGTCCGGGCAGCCCACAATCATCGTCGCCGGCCCTGACGGTGCGCTGTGGTTCACCGAATCCCGGGGGCACCGGATCGGCAGGATCACCACCGCCGGCGAGATCACCCGATTTCCCGTACTGAGCCGCGATGGCGGACCGTACGGCATTGCCCCTGGGCCCGACGGGGCGCTGTGGTTCACCGAGATGAACGCTGGTCGCATCGGCCGGATCACGACCGGCGGCGAGATCACCGAATTACCGCTCCCGGTCTCCGGCGCCTACCCGGTGGCCATCACCGCCGGCGCCGACGGCGGCATGTGGTTCACGATGAACCAGGCGAACGCGATCGGTCGGATCGGCATGGACGGCGCTGTCACCACGTACCCGCTACCGGTCGAAGCCGCCGCTCCCGTGGGTATCACGGCCGGCCCCGACGGCGCCGTCTGGTTCGTCGAGATCGCCGCCGGCCAGATCGGACGGATCACCTCCGGCGGCGCGATAGACGAGTACCCGCTGCCGGACCGCGCCGGCCGGCCCCACGCCATCACCGCCGGCGCTAGCGGGGACTTGTGGTTCACCGAGTGGGGAGGTAACCGGGTCGGCTCCATCACCACGGACGGGAAGATCGAACTCCATGACCTGCCCACCCCACATTCCGAACCGCACGGCATCACTCTCGGACCCGACGGCGCCCTATGGGTGGCCCAGGAAATCGGCACCTTGGCCCGCATCGCCAATCCCGGTCGCTGA
- a CDS encoding VOC family protein, with protein sequence MNWTLEVVVVPVSDVDRAKEFYSTKLGFAVDHDTQGPGFRIVQLTPPGSGCSVVIGFGAVPDMPPGSLKGLQLVVNDLVAARAQLVERGVDVGDIVVYGANGPRAHEEGDDLNNVGFVNFTDPDGNAWAVQQITNRS encoded by the coding sequence ATGAACTGGACCCTGGAAGTCGTCGTCGTGCCGGTCTCCGATGTGGACCGGGCGAAGGAGTTCTATTCCACGAAGTTGGGCTTCGCCGTCGACCACGACACGCAGGGGCCGGGCTTCCGCATCGTGCAGCTGACCCCGCCCGGCTCGGGTTGCTCGGTGGTCATCGGCTTCGGCGCCGTGCCCGACATGCCGCCCGGCTCGCTCAAGGGCCTGCAGCTGGTCGTCAACGACCTGGTCGCCGCCCGGGCCCAGCTCGTCGAGCGGGGTGTCGACGTCGGCGACATCGTCGTCTACGGCGCCAACGGCCCGCGGGCGCACGAGGAGGGCGACGACCTCAACAACGTCGGCTTCGTCAACTTCACCGACCCCGACGGCAACGCCTGGGCGGTGCAGCAGATCACGAACCGGTCCTGA
- a CDS encoding carboxymuconolactone decarboxylase family protein: MQARMANPAFVVPDAIAALQSLGKATSAGGVAPRTLELVHLRASQINGCSVCVHMHARDLRKAGDSEERIATVAAWRDTPYFTDAERAALALTEAVTRLADRADAVPDEIWDEAARHFGEQELASLVMSIAVVNLWNRLNLATAQVAGQIPG, translated from the coding sequence ATGCAAGCAAGAATGGCCAATCCCGCGTTCGTCGTTCCCGACGCGATCGCGGCACTGCAGTCGCTCGGGAAGGCCACGAGCGCGGGTGGGGTCGCACCCCGCACCTTGGAGCTGGTCCACCTACGAGCCAGCCAGATCAACGGATGCAGCGTGTGCGTCCACATGCACGCCCGTGACCTGAGAAAGGCGGGAGACAGCGAGGAGCGTATCGCCACAGTCGCGGCGTGGCGCGACACGCCGTACTTCACCGACGCCGAACGCGCGGCTCTGGCGCTCACCGAGGCGGTCACCCGGCTGGCCGACCGAGCTGACGCCGTGCCCGACGAAATCTGGGACGAAGCCGCCAGACATTTCGGTGAGCAGGAGCTCGCCAGCCTCGTCATGTCCATCGCGGTGGTCAACCTCTGGAACCGACTCAACCTGGCTACCGCACAGGTGGCAGGCCAGATCCCCGGCTGA
- a CDS encoding alpha/beta hydrolase encodes MLINRRRALAGIGAAALVTTTTTLATTATPDAASAGRVPVPDDAELARSLPGRFRSHHTSVNGTRLHYVAGGAGEPLFLLPGWPATWWSYRKIMPALARRFRVVVPDLRGMGGSAKPHNGFDKRTMARDVYELACRLGYRSVNIAGHDIGAMVAFSFAANHRAATRRVALLDVLHPDRSFYEWRLLQPAGGDTNMWWMAFNQVDGLPEQLIAGRARHLIDWHYGIGLVDQSNVSERDRAVFANAYDSVDAIRASNGWYKAFHQDIADMETYAKVSAPLLGLAAPATVPWFEGALPFVAADVRGVVAVDNTLHWLADEAPEVVGRALIDFFG; translated from the coding sequence GTGCTCATCAACCGCAGACGAGCGCTCGCCGGCATCGGCGCGGCAGCGCTGGTCACCACGACGACGACACTCGCCACCACGGCAACTCCGGATGCGGCCTCGGCTGGCCGTGTGCCGGTGCCCGACGATGCCGAGCTGGCTCGATCGCTGCCGGGCAGGTTCCGCAGTCACCACACCTCCGTCAACGGGACTCGGTTGCACTACGTCGCTGGTGGTGCCGGTGAGCCACTGTTTCTGCTGCCCGGCTGGCCCGCGACGTGGTGGAGCTACCGCAAGATCATGCCGGCGCTCGCCCGACGGTTCCGTGTCGTCGTGCCGGACCTGCGCGGCATGGGAGGCTCCGCCAAGCCGCACAACGGCTTCGACAAACGGACGATGGCCCGGGACGTGTACGAACTGGCGTGCCGGCTCGGCTATCGCAGCGTCAACATCGCCGGGCACGACATCGGTGCGATGGTGGCGTTCAGCTTCGCCGCCAACCACAGGGCCGCCACGAGACGGGTCGCGCTGCTGGACGTGTTGCATCCGGACCGGTCGTTCTACGAGTGGCGCCTGCTTCAGCCGGCGGGTGGTGACACCAACATGTGGTGGATGGCGTTCAACCAGGTCGACGGCCTGCCTGAGCAGCTGATCGCGGGACGGGCACGGCACCTCATCGATTGGCACTACGGCATCGGCCTGGTGGACCAGTCCAACGTCTCCGAACGGGACCGCGCTGTCTTCGCGAACGCCTACGACAGCGTGGACGCTATCCGGGCCAGCAACGGCTGGTACAAGGCATTCCACCAGGACATCGCCGACATGGAAACCTACGCCAAGGTCTCGGCTCCGCTGCTGGGCCTGGCGGCTCCCGCCACCGTCCCATGGTTTGAGGGTGCGTTGCCGTTCGTGGCCGCGGACGTGCGAGGAGTCGTCGCCGTCGACAACACTCTGCACTGGCTCGCCGACGAGGCACCAGAAGTCGTCGGTCGCGCCCTGATCGACTTCTTCGGCTAA